The DNA window ccggccaatgtgtcaagtcagtgtttttgtccttctcAGACAATCTCTCTACTCGCCCAATTGAACGCGCAGATGGTATAAGTAAGTCATAAGTCTTTGAAGCAGAGTCATTTGAGGGTAAAGCTACTTAGATTTAAGagcatcacctcacaaatctgagatggtacagGTTTCAGCCGGGtgatgcctatacggggtcgttgattgtggggaagagggtgattcagTTCATCTGTCCCTCCACCAGTGTGAACGgccgaccccggaacgctgtttcttacgatggcttgtgttgcaatgcgcaaccattgTGCCCAACCCACGCCTGCGATTcctccgaatgggttttcgacgaatcgcagatgTGGGAGTTGGGGGCAAGGTTGCCcattgcaacagaagtcgTTGGAAGAAACAGTTCCTAGGTGGAACTTTTGGAAGTATTTGTACAAAAAGTTTTGCTCTGCGAAATGACTAGATTACTATATACTACTGATCTCatttaaattttggaaaaatggaTAGGGACAGGTAGTCTtgaatttgttaaaaaaaatctatgatGTTTTTTCGGTGGTGATAATGGTTACTGGAAAAGGATGTGGCAATCCATAGCCcttgattttctttcattttcaggaCGATATTTTCCGTATTGGTAGGAAAGAGGGTACTGTTGTGCATCAAAAGGATATATTGGGACACACAGGTTGCGTGAATGCGGTAGAGTTCAACAAGAACGAAGTGTTGCTTGCTAGCGGTTAGTTCTTTGAGTTTTTGATTGATAGTGCGAATTTAGAAACTAGAGTCTGTACGTTATGAGGAAACCCCAATAGGAATTCTCTGAATTCGACAAACAGCCGTTACAGATCATTACGCTGCGCTTGGCATATGACCCACGTTTCTCGTAGCCGCGGTTGTGCTTGTACAGATTGAACGGTAAAGAAACTCCTGTAGATTTCTTCCCAAATGCCTACGAGATGCTATGTGTCCAGTTGTTGTAGTCGGGGAAACGTCAACAGCTGCACTAAACACtctaattgaaaaaagacttCTCGCGCTACAAttgttgcaatttttcttttatttttttctgttttcttagaTAATTGAAGTAGAGTGgcaaaggcagcgcatcacgtAATTCTAGTAGTGTGCAGGAGTGGTGGGAAACATAAAGTTCGAGGTGTTGATTAGGAATCTGAGCGTGGCCCCACTCAATTTCACCTAATCGTTCTAAAAAACCGGCTTAGTTGCTACGAGGTTAGAACGCGACCCCCGTACACGCTTCGGCCTCAgcctatttattattagtgcTTTTacatgaataagctgctgaggaaatctcattgattctcgatcgctcgctcgtggatatGGCACGTGCACGATTGCGGCGCGTTCCAATCCAGCTTGTAGGAATGTTTCCTAttgtttttaggacgattatgGGAAATATGAGCTGGACCACGCTCATTTGCGTAATCTACATCCTGAATCTAGGTTTTCCATCAAGTCTCCACACTACGTTAATTTCCTGATACAGTGTGTTTCACTAGACAAAACAAGACATTTTTGACACCatttaattttctcatttgatcGAGAAGATAAAACCGCTAGAACTGAGATTAGTCCCGTTTATAGAGAAGGAGCAATGCTTAAACATACAGCcccctttttgtttttttttggctctaAAAATTAGACGTCGGAGGCGGACCGTACTTTTCTTTATcgttttttgaggaaaaattcatttcttttctgcctTTTTCTGAAAGAGGGAGTGCTACTGCAAATTATGTAATAGGGTGCTATCCGTTGCTGTTGAATAAGTGTTAAATGAGTAATGACCAAGCTTCCCCATTTAGACGAGTTTTCGATTATGACGTGGTATTGCATGCTCGGTTCAGACGAGGTTTTGCCTAAGAAGGCTCAAGTGTAGCACAAGTTCTTCTGCaagatttcttttcgttttatttgtgCCTTATGGCCTTTCTCATCCTACCTCACTACTTTTTGTTGCCTTTCTTATAGAATTTTATGTAGGTGGCGATGATATGCGTGTTTTTGTTTGGCGAGTTGCGGACCTGGTGTTAGAAGAGGCTCCTAAACCCGCGATTGTGATGGAGCGAACTCATCACTCAAACATATTTTGCTATCAATTTTCTCTTGAGTTAGTTTAatattgttttccttttgcaatacttatatttatttgcgtAATGGTTGCACTTCTTTCAGCGGTAATGAGTTGTTCTCCGGTGGAAATGATGGGGTAGTTGTACGTCATGATATCGTTTCTCATAAACCCTTGAGCATACATGAAGAACGTCATCCGGTTTACAGTATTTCTGCGAACGTGAGTTTTTTAAACTCAGTTTTGTAAAGTTTGTATTTGTCTTCTTTCATAATCCTATTGTTGTTTACTGTTACTTATGAAGATTAGTTGGTCTTTATTCAGCAACTCGTTTGAGTTTATCGCCGGGCTGATATTATAGTCTGAAGTGAAAGCTAGTTGCTCCTTTACCAAATACATAATtaatatttcatatattttcctCTCTTTGTTGAAATGTGAACTAATGGCATTATTATACCAAGATTTTTATCTGTTTTCAAGCTTGATGGAGTGCTACATTTTCATCTCTGCCCTTGAGCAGGTCTTTTGAATTTATGTGAATGTCTACAGATTTACCTACTAAAGTCGGAACCTGCATAACATTACCAGTTACCGTCGGCCTCTCCGTTTGTTTAGCATTTGTATTTGGAAAAGGCTATTTTATAAGTGAGGGTCTCCGGATAAGCTGGTTTCAACAATAAGAAACATGTTCTAATTCTTACTATTGTTATAATTCTAGCCTATCGACATCAACATCGTAGCAGCTTCTCGCGAAAGCGGAATAGTATCTTTCTATGATCGTAGAGAAAGTAAAGAGGGATCATTCTGTCTCGTTGATGAAGGTAtgacaaattttaatttgactTATTGTCATTTGTATAGTTACTTTCCTATTTCAGGAGGGTTTTGAGGTCGTGGGTTGCAAATCCACGGCGTCAAAATGGCGTGGGTCCCTCATCCTCTATCTCCTAGAGAACGCAAGATGGGGAGCATCCGCTGCTTGTCTTAGTTATATTAGTATAACTGCGAACGTTGAACGACGGAATCGCTCGCGTTCTATCGCGCAACAAGTTATACCGTAGGATGCCGCACTAAATGAAGACATTTGCATTTGAGACATTTGAGGACCTTAACAAACCCCAAAAGCTGTGTAATGTCGTTGAAGCGATAGACTTGATGGAGTCGAAGATTTGCAATCCTTTAGATTTGCTTGGGTTACGTAACAGACCCTAATTTGTTTTAGTATGCATATTTGTCGGTTTTATGTCTCCATATTTTTCAGGTCAACTATTTCGTGGTCAGTACAATCCAGCCAATGCGCTCTTCTTTGCAACTGCTTCAAACTGTGGTATTCGCCTTTATGATCTTCGGAATCGCAGGAAGTACGTTGTATAGGTATATGAAATGTAGCGAGATCTCGATCTAGCATAATGCAAGACCAATACGAAAAACCGTCAACCGGCGTTAGTTTTAACCAAAAAGTGAAAGGCGCGGTTCTGTGAATGGCCATTTCGTCAACACTACACTCAACGCTACGCTTTTTAAGTAGGAGATAGCGGAAGAGTGCGGTCAACGTCAAATCATCAGCAACCCATTGATAAGGTGGTCTTAGGATTCCAAGTTCACGCAAGTAAAAGAGGAAATTCGGAATTTTACCTTTCATTACCGGCAAAAGACCAGAGACGCTGTCGTATTCGCGGAAGAAAATATAATTAGGATGGACTTATTCAGAATATGTTTCAACGACTGTCGGTAAAAAGAGCAGTACCAAGTGACCATCACAAAGGATATAAAAAGGGGGAGTTTCCAACAgtcagattttttaaaatggagTTCCAGCGAGCAGGCATCAGTGAACAACATTCTTGTATGATTACAGAATACGAAGACATTGTTGGAGGCGTGGTGTTATAAACAAAACGAGACTAGTGTAACTACCATCTGGGAATTTCCACCTCTTTCTTAGCCTGTTCCAATTTTCTCACTGTGTTCTGCGGCGCTGAGTGTTTTGGGAAGATTCGCACCTTGTCGGGCCCTTCACATAGATGATGTCATTGCTGTAGACTGAGCAAATTTCAATAATGAAGTTGATATATGACACACACAAGATCTTGACTTCTAGACATCCTCGCCAAGACATCCCCACTCAGTACATACAGATGTCGATCTGATGTGCTGAGCGAGGATGTCTTTACTGTCTAATATCAGATTCCTGATTGGGTTTAGTGAAAGCGgtgccaccacgtgcaggtaacAATCAGACTTCCATATGCGACGCAACCCCAACAAGTAATCTAACAGATATGTCGATTAAAGCGTAGTTTTTCAAGGATCATATTACTTATCGGTAATAGAGTACACCTCATCATCACATTTTGCTGCTCTTTAGACCACTACTGGATCTGAGAAATTTGGTGAAGGAGGCTATTTACGTGGAATGGAATTCGACAGGGACAGCACTTGCTGCACTACAGTCTCATTCTGATCCAACTTATATAGATGTAATTTACACAGTCATTctcatgtttatttcttgtttacaGCATGTACTTTTACAACCTGACTTCCCACgaatttctgctgttttttttagcttgcTACTCACTCCTGCGTGGAGCTCAGGGATCCGAATTACAGTAATGTTCACACCATCAAGTCGGTAACATTTATGGATGACAATACAGTGATGACTGGTAGTGATGATTTTAACATTTATGCATGGCAACTTCCCGAGTATGAAGGATCAGAAGGTTGGTGCATGGTTGaacttttttgtaaaattttggaTAGGAGATAGTAGAGTTGATCTTCTAACCAAGGTTGAAACCCATGATTTCAACTCGGAATTTGTCGTAGTTTAAATTCGCAGTACTGATTACTAGATAGGATTGGCCGTTTTTGCTGAATATGAACAGTTGCGCTAATTACAATCTCAATGACAGTAGCTTATATAGATGTTTTTCTTAGGTTATAAAAATGTAGTATGGTGAAAAAGAACATCAATTTTTAAGACCTTGAGTGCATACTTGCTTATATTTCCAACTCACTCTCTATAGAAAAATGtcagtttgtttcttttagaAACACTATGGTCGAATGTAAATAGTTAATGTGTTCAGCCGAGTAAGTGTGGCGTGtaacacacttttttttctgcttcacaCAACTAGCTTACCCTACGTTCTGCTCAAATCGAAGGAGCAATGCGCTCAACTGGTTGAACACACTCGCTGTGTGCATACGTGT is part of the Necator americanus strain Aroian chromosome V, whole genome shotgun sequence genome and encodes:
- a CDS encoding hypothetical protein (NECATOR_CHRV.G17561.T2): MSSTGLDGCAPDTNNVEERTSSCQRWNTVTFVENVRIGTIRGHLGDPHDDIFRIGRKEGTVVHQKDILGHTGCVNAVEFNKNEVLLASGGDDMRVFVWRVADLVLEEAPKPAIVMERTHHSNIFCYQFSLDGNELFSGGNDGVVVRHDIVSHKPLSIHEERHPVYSISANPIDINIVAASRESGIVSFYDRRESKEGSFCLVDEGQLFRGQYNPANALFFATASNCGIRLYDLRNRRKPLLDLRNLVKEAIYVEWNSTGTALAALQSHSDPTYIDLATHSCVELRDPNYSNVHTIKSVTFMDDNTVMTGSDDFNIYAWQLPEYEGSEGQNASITKASFVLKGHRSIVNHVRYSPSNRIITSCGVEKIVKVWSSVPIPYSYDKPRIRVKKTFLSEISFDEGLVADDTAEDLNMLNYFDQLDSIGTVPVDSSENLRELYFSIN